A stretch of DNA from Streptomyces sp. NBC_01197:
CCTCCACCCCGGGGTGGAGAAGATCTTCTCCACCCCGGGGTGGAGAAGATCTGGAACCAGGGTTGGAAAAAACGCTGTGTGGCAAGGAAGGGCAGGCGAGATCGCTGCCTTATTGGATAACCTGCTCCTCACCGTCGCGGCTTTGCGCACAGCGGGTCCGCGGCCGGACGCGAAGAAAAAACCTAGGAGGTTCCGCGCGTGAACAACACCACCAGCGCTCTGATCGGTCTCGTCATCCTGGCGCTGCTCATAACCCGACAACTGCGCGCGCGTCCGATGGGCAGGTCCGTGCCGCTTGTCCTCCTCGGAGTGCTCGTGGTGCTCGGCGTGGCCGCCATGGTGTTCGGAGTGAAGTCGGTGACGACCCATCACCCGCTGTCCGCCGGCACCCTGACCATCGTCTGCCTGAGCTTCGTGGTCGCCGCCGCCTTCGGAGCCGTGCGGGCGCTGACCATGCAGGTGTGGCGTGGCCCGGCCGGGGAGGCCTTCTGCAAGGGCACGATGATCACCGTGGTTCTGTGGCTGGTCTCGATGGCCGTGCACTTCGGCATGGACGCGTGGATCGACCACTCGGCCAAGGCCGGTGTGCTCGGATTCTCCACGATCTATCTCTACCTGGCCGTCACCCTCGGCATCCAGGCCGTGGTCGTGCGCCGCCGCGCGGCCGCCCTCTGAACCCGGCCGCTCCGAGTGCAACGCCGTCCCCAGACCGCCAACAGCACCAGCCGGGATCGGCGGTCACTGGTGCAGTCGAAGCGCGCTTTCTGATCCTCTTCGGCTCGTCCAGAGTGATGCCCCGCATGCCGAAATCATCGAAGCGTGCCAACGGCGCATCTTCGAGGCGCGGCGGGTGTACGAGAAGACGAAGGGCCCCGCGCGGGAGATCTATTTCAGGTGGGCCGGACCCGCCGTTCAGCTCATGCACCAAAGCAAGGCGTTCAAGGACATCGAGGATCCCGACGCACCGGGCCAGACCTATCGGTCCTTCCGGAAGTGGTGTGCGGATCAGGGGGTCTCGCGGTCGCACGCCTACCGGATGCTGGACGAGAAGCCCGTGGCGCTCGCGCTCCGCAAGGCATACCGGGGCCATCTTGACTCATCTCAGATTGAGATCCTGGCTCCCCTGCTCCGACAGCACGGTGCGAAGGCGACTGAGGATGTGTGGTCAAGCGCTACCGAGCTCGCGGGCGATACCCCCGATGCCAGGGCGCTTGCTGCCGTCCGTGACAAGCTCGGATTCGGCACAGTCCCCGAGGACGACGAGCCACCGGGCCCCGAGAAGGCGATCAAGGTCTCGCGGCCGAAGCCGCCCACCCAGCGACTGTCTGCCGACCGGTTCAACGCCGACGAGGTACGCGCCTTCGCACGTGAGCGCCCTGACTTGATGCGCCTCATCATCGCTGCGGGACAGCAAGCCATAGATGAGATAGAAGGTTCCGCGAAGTAGGAGCCCCGTCCGCAAAAGTGTCCCTTGAAGGGACACTTCCGGGGCTACGGTGGTGGGGCGGGCCGCCCGCGTCCAGGAGGAGGATGTCGTGACCGCACAGCCTGACCACCACGACCATCGCGCCGCGTCGCGCCCGGCCATGGGCACGTTGGCTGAGCTGCGGACCGCGTTGGCGACGTGGGAATTCCCTGGCGATCTGGCGGAGTTCGAGCGTGAGCTGGACGCGACAGACCTCGATGACCTGTCCCGGGTGCGGGAGGTTGTCCAGGCCTACCGGCACCGTGTGCTCCTGCGGTTCGACATCGAGGGCGCGGCGGCGCTCACGCGGTCCACGGCGGATGTCACGGCGGAGCTCCGCCGCAAGATGGCTTCGGCTGAGCGGTGAGCGCCGCGTTCTACAGCGATGCCGTAGAGAAAATCCGTGGTGAGCTGGCCCGGGGTGAGCGGGCCGCAGTGGAGTCTGTGCGCCGTGCTCTGGAGCGGGTCCCGGATCCCGATCACGCGCGCGGCCTGCCGGACGCCGACCCGCACTCGGAGTCGTACGTCATCGAGGTGTTGCCGGAGGTGACCGGCGGCCGGGGGGGTCTCGGTGGTCTACCGGTACGTCCAGGACCTGGACGCGGTGCTGATCCTGTGGCTGATCGCGGGTCCGTGAACGAGGTGCCGGTCTCATGCCTGCGTTGAGGGTTGGACGCGGACGGCCAGCGGCCCGTCCCGGGGAAACCCGGGGCGGGCCGCTTTGCATATCACCCCCGGTCTTGCGGGGGTACCGTCCTAGCAACACCACATTGCGGGAACGGAGTTGACGTCCATCATGCCAGCGTGGAGTGAATACAGCACGGGCCAGCGAATCAAGATCCTGCGCGGCCGGGCCATGACCCAGAACGATCTCGCCGAGGCGTGCCGGCTGTCTGCCGAGACGATCAGCGCCGCAGAACGCGACATCGCGCTGACGCTGCCCACCCTCCTGTCCATCAGTGCCGCGCTGCATGCCGATGTTGCGGTGATTGTCGGGCAGGCCGCGCCCCGCAGGTCGGCCACCCACGGCGACCGTGTGATGATGCGCGCCTTGTCGGCGGCCGTGCACGACACCGCAGCCGGAATCCTGCCGACCGCGATGGAGGGGTCGCCCGCTCTTGACGAGCTGCGCCGGGTGACCGATCGGGCGTGGGATCTGTATTGGCAGGGCCAGTACGACCAGGTCGGCACGATCGCCGCGCCGTTCCTGCGGGATGCGGCCGCCCGCCTTCACGTCCAGGCGGACGGCGAGCGGGCGGAGGCGTGGTCGGTGCTGTCCGACGCTTACCGGGTGTCCGCCTACGTCGCCAACCTGCTCGGTGCGCGGGATCTGGCGTACGCGGCGATCGGACATGCTCGCCACGCCGCCGAGAAAGCCGTTGACCCGCTGCGTGCGGCGCTGGTGGACTCCGGCCGCGCCTGGGTCTACCTGCGTGACTCGCGCCTTGCCGATGCTCTCGCGCTCGCGGAGAAGGCCGCTGTGGACATCGAGCCCCGGTTCTCGACCGCGACCCCCGCGGAACTCACCGTCTACGGCTCTCACATCAACTTCGCCGCAGTGGTGGCGAGCCGGATGGGCAACAGTGACCGGGCCGGCGACTACCTCTCCCAGTCCCATGCGACCGGCGCCCGGATGGGCCGCGAGCGCGGGGCATACGGCACCCTGCACGGCCCCGTCACCGCGAGCGCTCAGGCGGTCGGCATCAAGGTGTCGTTGGGGGAGACCGGCCAGGCCCTCGCGCTCATCGACTCGATGCGCGACTACCGCGACCTGCTGATCTCCGCCCACCAGCAGCTCGACGGCCCCATCGTGCTCATCTGGGACAACCTCAACGTCCACAAAGCAGCCGGCCTGAGAGAGTTCGCCGAAACCCGCGACTGGCTGACCATCTACTACCTGCCGCCCTACGCACCCGACCTCAACCCCGTCGAGGGCATCTGGTCACTCCTACGGCGCGGATGGCTCTCGAACGTCGCCTTCAGCACCCCCGAACACCTCGTCCAGACCGTCCGGCGCGGCCTGCGGCACATCCAGTACCGCAGCCACCTCATCGACGGCTGTCTCACCGAGACCGGCCTGACCATCCGCCCCGCCTGACCATCAGCACGACATCCCGAGTTCAACCTCAGTAACAAAGGCGTTGGACGTGGCGGTGTGTGATGAGGCAGGTGGCGAGGCTAAGAGGTCATCTCATTTGGCACGGTCGGTAGGCTGTCGTCATGGTGGGGATCGTTGAGCGGCTGATGCCGGCCAGGCGCGCAAGGCCATCGCGACGCTGACCCCTGACGCGGGCGCTCGATGAGGCAGGCTCAGCCGATCGAGCATTCGGCGAACTCGACGTCGCTGAAAGCGATGTGCAGCCCGTGGGCCCGGCGGCCCCACTCGCGAAAGTAGGAGTGTCCCAGCGCCCGGGCCAGGATCACCGTCTGCTGCTGCTCACCCGCGCCGGCATCCCGAGCAGCGAACAACTCCCGGGCTACCTCTCCCGGCAGATCCTGGGTGATCCACCGCACCCGCGGATCGTCCGATGAGCCTGCAGGAGCCGCGAATCCGAATCGCGCACGGGTATGGGAGACGAGCCCCTCCGCCTTTGCCTGGGCACGCCGACGGGCCCGTACTCGGGGCTGCCACCGAGCCAGGACCGCTTCCTCGATCGCCCGCACCTGCGTCGACCCCGGGGGACGACGCGCTCCTGGCTTCTTCGTCACCCACCGCTGCACGGTGCGCTGCGACACCCCCAGCACGGCGGCTACCCTCCGAGTGGAACCACGGTGCACTGCCAGCAAAAACCGCAGGCGGGCCTCGGTGCTTGAGGGAACGGGCCGGGTGCGCAACGCGCGCTCCAAACCCTGCTCGATCCGTCCCACGTCCGCCTCTCGAAGCCGCCAGCCGGCAAGGCCGGGCACCTGCAGTCCGTCGTGTCAGTTCTCCCAGGTCGTCTGCCCCTGCCTGCCAGTTTCTGCATTCTCGGGACAGCGCTGGCTGACACAAGCTACGAGCCCTTGGGTGAGCACCGGTGACAAGCTGGCGGCTCAGGTCACGACGGATGTCGCCGACATTCCGGTGTTGTCCTTCCGGTATCGAGCCCCCAAGAGGGGCGAGGCAGGAGCTCCACCGGATGGAGAACTGGAGTGATCCTTCGACTGCGCTTCGTCCGCAACGTCGTCCGGCAGGAAGCCGCCATGAGGGCCACCCTCGTCGTCGTGGCCGGCCTGCCAGAACGCGTCGATGCATCCGGCGGCCGTGTCGGCGAGCTGCCACGAGGTGGGGCCCAGGTTGCGGACTGCGCCGACCCGCGGCAAGAGCGCGCTCAAGGAGTGCCCGGCGGCCACCCCGGCAGGCTGGCCTGTCCGCCGCAGGCCAGCGCCGGGCGAAAGGGCTGCGTCGCGAAGAGGTCGCGATGCTCGCCGGAGTCAGCGCCGAGTACTACGCCCGCATGGAACGGGGCAACCTCGCAGGTGCCTCCGAGGCCGTCCTGGACTCCCTCGCCCCGATGCAGCTCGACGAATCCGAACGCGCCCACCTGATGGAGCACGAGGAACTGAGGCTCCCGGTCGCCGTGCTCAAGGTCGGCGGCCGGGGTCGCGGGCAGGTGCTCGTGCATGCCCGCCGCTCCGGTCCAGCGCCGGGCGGGGCGGGGGGCGGCTGACCAGGAGGTCAAACGCCACTGCTCAGGCTTGCTTTGCGGAGGAGCCCTGGGAGATGCTGCCCTGGTGATCAAGCCGACTGTAATTATTGCAAGTACTCAAGAACGGTCCGAAAGCGCCGAATCTGAGAATCTATTGCTTTTGGCTGCGCTGACCGAACGGGGCGTGAAAGCACGTGTCGAAGCATGGGATGCCCCGGAGCAGGTAGCCGGCTGGAGCACAGCGGATCTTGTGACGGTCCGGACCACCTGGGATTACACCTGGCGACGTGACGAGTTCCTGGCCTGGGCGAAACATGTGGACACTGTGACCGTGCTGCAGAACCCTCTCGCGGTGATGGAGTGGAATTCGCACAAGCGCTACCTGGTCGAGCTTGCCCGTGCCGGAGTACCGGTTGTGCCCACTACGCTCATTCCCGCCGGTGGCCCGCACGATCCGCTGGGTCCGGACCCCGTGGTGATGAAACCGGCAGTCGCGGCAGGCGGACGGGGGGCATACCTCGGCCCGGGACACGACCTTGACGGAACCCTGACGGACCTCCTTTCCCAGGGGGATGTGCTCATTCAACCGGTTGTGGAAAGCATCGCCGCCGAGGGAGAGATATCACTCGTGAAAATCGGCGACACGTGGTCGCACGCGGTGCGGAAAATACCGGCGGCCGATGGCTTCCTCGTACAGGAAAGTCACGGAGGCCGGCTGGAAGGATACGAGGCCACCCCACGTGAGCTGGAAGTGGCCCAGAGTGCGTTGGCCTGCTCACCGGCACCCGTGCACGCGGCCCGCGTCGACCTGGTTCGCATTGCCGGTGAGCCTGTGGTGATGGAGCTCGAACTCATCGAACCGGACCTGTTTCTCCGGCGCTCTCCACGGGAGGCTGACCGCCTCGCGGACGCGCTGCTGCCGAATCTCCAGGAAATTGGACAGCGGCTGCCCCACCGGCCCCGCTGACGTGGCCGGTACGACGACCTGTTCCGCGTAGGCGCCCCCGTGCGGACCGGTGAACAGCACGAGCACTACCACCCGTTGGCCCACTTCGAGTCGACCGTCGGCCCCGGGCCCGAGTTGGTCGATCACTCCGGCGGCGTCCATGCCCGGTACGAACGGAGGCCGTCGGCCGGGCATTCGCACCGCGTGCCCGCCCGTACGCAGCATGATGTCCGTGGGGCTCACCGCGGCCGCGTGCACCCGGACACGGACCTCACCAGGGCCTGCCTGAGGTTCGGGCAGATCCAGCATCCGCAGGACCTCCGGGCCCCCAAACTTGTGGCGGCGGGCGCGGCGATGGCCGGCATGTGCGCCGGCACCGGTGGCCTTGGGTGCATGCTCGCGGGCGGAGCGATCTGGGGCTCCGCGGGAATCATGGACTACTCAGTCTCGCACCGGTGCGATCTCTCGGTTTGGTGACAGTGGAGTGAGAGACAGCGGGCTTGAGGGTGTTGATGCTGGTCATGGGCTGTGTCAGGGCTGAGAGGTATCTGTCCTGGAGGTGAGAGATCCACGGGGCATCGCTGTCGTGGAGCGCTATCGCGTGCGGGGTGACGCTGCCTCAGTTTCGTGAGTTCTGATCCGTGCAGCGAGAGCAGGACCCGGCCCTGAAAGGAGCGGGTGGTGGTGCGAGTGGGGCTGTGCCGTCGCCCGGACGTCCGACAGGCTCGGGGTACCAGGTCCCGCGCGAGAGCCGCTCCCGCGCACGGCCCCGCTCTCGGACGCCGATCCCACCGTCACCGCGACCGCCGTGGTGGACATGCTCGGTGTAACCCGCAGCACCGCCCAGTACGCGCTGACCTGGCTCCGCGCGGAAGCTCCGGAGCTTTGCCGGTCCTGCGCGGACGTGGGCGGGTGCCAGGGGCCGGTGTCTCTGCCGGTCAAGGGGCCGTATTCACCGTTCTGCTCCTGCACGGGGTGCGAGGCCGCCTCACCGGGCAGGCGGTTGCCCCTGTTCGGAACCGACTAAAGAGTCCGGGTCGCCGACATTCATGAGCCGGTCCAGCAGAGCCAGATCGGCCGGGGCCGGAACCACCGGACCGGTCCCCATCGAGGTCATTACGTTTCGAAATCTGTTAGTCACCGTGAGTGGCCACCGGTGGTTGTTTACCCAGATCATGGAGAACTTGATGGTTTCGCGTGCACACGCGAAAGGGCCTCGCGGCGGAAGCTCGCGCGCCATGCGTGTCGGAGCGCCGTCGACGTATGAGAAGGCGGCCGTCCGCTTCGTGTCCGCAATGCCCGCTGGTCGTTGCTGTGGATGGAAGTGTCCATCGCAGAGAGTAGTCAGCAGCTTTGCTGCCTGAGAGGTACGGAGGGAGGTGCGTGACCATGTTGCTTCCGGTGATGACCGGCTGGTGGAAGTGGTAGCACAGCACGCATGTGGTGGCTGTCCGTCGCCGTGGCCGCGGACAGTCACCAACACAACCTGGAGGGCTGAAGTGCTGGCGCGGGCCGGTTCGGTGGCCCGGAGAACGCCTCGGAACAGTGAGTTCAGGCGGCCCAAGCGGCTCTGGCAAGGTGTTCGCTGTGTGCGTGAAGTAGTCCTGACACTTCCTTCTGCTGCTGCCGACCGACAGGTTCGTCATCGGGGCCCGGGGACACGCCTCGGACTGGCACAGCCTGTCCGAGGCGTGTCGCGTACGGGTCTGACGGTGGTTCACTGCGACTCGAGCCACCGTTTGAAGTACGAGGCGCTGCTGAAGAGGGAAGGCTTGTCGCACCCGGGACCGCCGCCGGAGGTGATGCCGACGACGACGCCGCCCAGGACTGCGGGGCCGCCCGCGTCGCCGTTACAGACAGCCTTCTCGCCGTTGGCCGGGCCTGCGCAGAACCTGCCCGTGGTGTCGAAGGGAGCGCCGGGCTCGCTGTAGACGCCGGCGCAGGAGTCCCGGCTCAGAACTGGCAGTTGCGCAGGCCTGAAGCTGCTGGGGCACGTAGGCGGCGAGCTTGCGGATGGACCAGTGGGTGAAGGGCTGCCCGAGCGTGGTCGGGCGGGTGGTGGCCGTCTGAACGACGAAGTCCTCGTCGTCAGGACTGAGTAGGCGGGGACGGCCTCCCGCCCACCGAGGGTCCAGAGCGGCCAGGCCGATCTCGTTGAACCGGTGGATGACATCGCGCACCGTGCCCTCATCGGCCTGGACCCTGGGCGATCACCGGGACCCGGTTTCCACCGGCCGAGGCCGGTAGCATCATCGCCCGCCGGTAGCGGACGGTGTTCGTACTGCCCCGCCGCACGATCCGCTGTAACTGCTGGCCCTCCTGGTCTGTGAGCCTACGGACCCTGACCGGCTCTGCCATCGCACCCCTCCGAGCTTTACGTCTCAGGACATCCAACCGGCCAAGGGCTCGCCAGCGCCAACCGGGTGGACCTATGCGGTCAGAGCGCTAGTGTCCTGCGCCTGAGATCCGTCGTTAGTTTGTGTATGAGTGCCTCTGGGGCTGTGCCGGTGCCACGTCGTGGCCCGAAGTTGGAACCGTTGTTGTTGTCCGCCGATGAGCGTGTGGTGTTGGAGCGTTGGGCCCGGCGGGCGTCGTCTGCCCAGGCGGTGGCCCTGCGGGCCCGCATCGTGCTGGCATGTGTCGGCGCCGATGTTCCGCCGATTGTCGTGGTGGCACGGGAGTTACGGATCGCGGCGGACACGGTCCGCAAGTGGCGTCGCCGGTTTCTGGCCGGCCGGCTGGACGGGTTGGTGGACGAGCCGCGGCCGGGCCGGCCGCCGAGCATCAGTGTCGATCAGGTAGAGGCAGTCGTGGTCAGCACGTTGGAGGAGATCCCGAAGAATGCCACTCACTGGTCGCGTGCCTCGATGGCCGACTGCAGTGGGCTGTCGAAGTCGACCGTGGGCCGGATCTGGCGGAAGTTCCAGCTCAAGCCGCACCTGAGCGACACTTTCAAGCTCTCGACGGATCCGTTGTTCGTGGAGAAGGTCTACGACGTGGTGGGGCTGTACTTCAACCCGCCCGAGGGCGCGGTGGTGCTTTCGGTGGACGAGAAGTCCCAGATTCAGGCCCTGGACCGCTCTCAGCCGGTGCTGCCGATGATGCCGGGCATGCCCGAGCGCCGCACCCATGACTATGTTCGCAACGGCCTGACCACCTTGTTCGCGGCTTTCGACGTCGCCACCGGTGAAGTCATCACCAGCCTTCATCGTCGGCACCGGGCAGCGGAGTTCAAGAAGTTCCTCGTCAAGATCGAGAAAGAGGTCCCCGGGCACCTCCAGGTCCACCTCATCGTGGACAACTACGGCACCCACAAGACACCGGCGATCAGGGCATGGCTGGCCAAACACCCCCGGTTCCACCTGCACTTCACGCCCACCGGCTCCTCCTGGATCAACCAGGTGGAGCGGTGGTTCGGCTTCCTCGCAGACCAGAAGATCCGTCGTGGCGCCCACAAAAGCGTGCGCTCGCTGGAGGCGGACATCCGTGCATGGGTCAAGCAGTGGAACGAAAGCCCGACCCCGTTCACCTGGACCA
This window harbors:
- a CDS encoding transposase, translating into MTQNDLAEACRLSAETISAAERDIALTLPTLLSISAALHADVAVIVGQAAPRRSATHGDRVMMRALSAAVHDTAAGILPTAMEGSPALDELRRVTDRAWDLYWQGQYDQVGTIAAPFLRDAAARLHVQADGERAEAWSVLSDAYRVSAYVANLLGARDLAYAAIGHARHAAEKAVDPLRAALVDSGRAWVYLRDSRLADALALAEKAAVDIEPRFSTATPAELTVYGSHINFAAVVASRMGNSDRAGDYLSQSHATGARMGRERGAYGTLHGPVTASAQAVGIKVSLGETGQALALIDSMRDYRDLLISAHQQLDGPIVLIWDNLNVHKAAGLREFAETRDWLTIYYLPPYAPDLNPVEGIWSLLRRGWLSNVAFSTPEHLVQTVRRGLRHIQYRSHLIDGCLTETGLTIRPA
- the tpg gene encoding telomere-protecting terminal protein Tpg, producing the protein MPGLAGWRLREADVGRIEQGLERALRTRPVPSSTEARLRFLLAVHRGSTRRVAAVLGVSQRTVQRWVTKKPGARRPPGSTQVRAIEEAVLARWQPRVRARRRAQAKAEGLVSHTRARFGFAAPAGSSDDPRVRWITQDLPGEVARELFAARDAGAGEQQQTVILARALGHSYFREWGRRAHGLHIAFSDVEFAECSIG
- a CDS encoding ATP-grasp domain-containing protein; this encodes MIKPTVIIASTQERSESAESENLLLLAALTERGVKARVEAWDAPEQVAGWSTADLVTVRTTWDYTWRRDEFLAWAKHVDTVTVLQNPLAVMEWNSHKRYLVELARAGVPVVPTTLIPAGGPHDPLGPDPVVMKPAVAAGGRGAYLGPGHDLDGTLTDLLSQGDVLIQPVVESIAAEGEISLVKIGDTWSHAVRKIPAADGFLVQESHGGRLEGYEATPRELEVAQSALACSPAPVHAARVDLVRIAGEPVVMELELIEPDLFLRRSPREADRLADALLPNLQEIGQRLPHRPR
- a CDS encoding trypsin-like serine protease, whose protein sequence is MTTRTSSFRRPPPARPRSGSPSPTGPSASSPPTCPSSFRPAQLPVLSRDSCAGVYSEPGAPFDTTGRFCAGPANGEKAVCNGDAGGPAVLGGVVVGITSGGGPGCDKPSLFSSASYFKRWLESQ